Within Bacillus sp. FJAT-45350, the genomic segment TAGCAATACCTAAACGTTGGCAAGTTCGAATAACACGTAAAGCAATTTCTCCTCGATTTGCAATAAGTACTTTTTTAAACAATGTCTATCACCTCATTTTTTTATTTAGGAGGGACTGACTCATAACTATGTGGTTGTTTGACCTTTATGAGTCAGTCTCCAGTTAAGCTTTTTTCGACGTAATCATACTTTTTTTGACAACGCTTACATTTTTACACGCCTGAACTAGATCTTGATAGATTGTACTGACTTATTGCTTGTTCTCTTAACTTAAACTTTTGAATTTTTCCAGATGCAGTCATCGGATACTCTTCAACGACAGAAATATATCGAGGTATCTTATATCTAGCAATCTTTCCTTTGCAATAATTACGTATTTCGTCAGCAGTTGCTGATTCTCCTTCTTTTAAAACAATCCAAGCAGAAACTTCTTCTCCAAATTTTTCATCTGGAACACCAACGACTTGCACATCTAAAACCTTTGGATGTTGATATAGAAACTCTTCAATCTCTCTTGGATAAATATTTTCTCCACCACGGATAATCATATCTTTCAATCTACCAGTAATGCGGCAATAACCATGCTCATCCATAATTGCTAGGTCACCTGTGTGAAGCCAGCCGTCATTTGTAATGGCTGCAGATGTTGCTTCTGGGTTTTTATAATAGCCTTTCATAACATGGTATCCTCTTGTACATAATTCACCTTGAACACCTCTTGGAACTTCTTCATCCGTCCCTGGCTGAACAATTTTCACCTCTACATTAGGTAAGGCTCTCCCAACTGTTTCTACTTTTCTTTCAAGCGAATCATCTACCCTCGTTTGTGTAATTACTGGAGAAGATTCTGTTTGTCCGTATGCAATCGTAATTTCACTAGCGCCCATTTTTTCTATGACTGCTTTCATTACTTCAATTGGACAATTGGAACCAGCCATAATTCCAGTTCGAAGTGTAGATAAATCATACTTAGCAAAGTCCTTACTATTTAATTCTGCAATGAACATTGTCGGTACACCGTGTAATGCCGTACATTTCTCAGCCTGAACCGCTTGTAAAACCAAATCTGGATCAAATTCTTGAACTGGTACCATTGTTGCTCCTACTGTTACACAGGCAAGAGTACCAAGTACACAACCAAAACAATGGAAGAATGGTACAGGTATACACATTCTGTCATTCGCTGATAAATTCATACACTCAGCAATATTTGCTGCATTATTCGTTAAGTTATTATGTGTTAGCATAACACCCTTAGGGAACCCTGTCGTTCCAGATGTATACTGCATATTAATTACATCATCTGGCTCTAGGCTATCCATACGCTCTTCTAATTCTTCGTCTGTTACCGCTTTGCCCATCTCTACAATATCAGACCACAAATACATCCCTGGCTTTCGTTCATCACCTAAGAATATGATATTTTTTAAGAATGGTAACTTCTCAGATTGCAATTGCCCCGGCTCTGAACCTCTTAATTCAGGAAGAATTTCATATAGCATCTCTGTATAGGATGCATCACGATATGAATCCATTAAAATTAATGTTGTTGAATCTGATTGCTTAAGTAAATACTCTAGCTCAGCTGTACGATAATTTGTATTGACAGTAACTAATACAGCACCCATTTTTCCAGTAGCAAATTGAGAAGTTAACCATTCAGGGCGATTAGTAGACCAGATTGCTACATGCTCTCCACGTTCAACACCCAACTTCATTAATCCCTTGGCTACATCCCGGCATAAATCATCAAATTGCTGATACGTATATCTCAACCCTCTATCAGGATAAACAACCGCCTCATGCTCAGGTTGGTTCTTTGCAATTTTCTCTAAAAGCCTGCCAACCGATAAATCAATTTTCTCAGCCAACACTAATTCCTCCTTATTAATAGTTTAAGAGCTCAATCTAAGGTGAAATCAATCTAATGATTTTGAACGAGTTTGCTCCAGCAACTTATCATCGACTGGAACAAACTCTATTACAAGACTCTTATTATGCTTTTGCCTTCACTTTTGGTTTGTCTCCACAACCTAACTGCCTTGCGATTACAAGTCTTTGGATTTCTGAAGTACCTTCTCCAATTTCTAATAGTTTCGCATCTCTTAGCATGCGTTCTACTCCATACTCTCTCATATAACCGTATCCACCATGTATTTGAATTGCTTGGTTACATACTCTAGTTGCCGTTTCCGAAGCATATAACTTAGCAAATGCTGACTCCTTCGTAAATGAACGGTTTTGGTCTTTTAACCATGCTGATTTCAATACCATATTACGAGCTAACTCGATTTCCATTGCCATATCAGCAAGCTTAAACTGAATTGCTTGGAAATTCGAAATCGATTGACCAAATTGTTTTCTTTCTTTTGAATATTGCAGTGCCGCATCAAATGCTCCTTGAGCAATACCAACTCCTAATGCTGCAATTGAAATTCGACCACCATCTAATGTATATAAAAATTGCTTAAATCCTCTTTCAGGATCTCCTAATAGATTCTCTTTAGGAACTCGCACATCCTCTAAAATTAATTCTGCTGTATCTGAACCTCGAACACCCATTTTTTCATAGTTACTATTAATCGTGAATCCAGGTGTATCCGTTGGAACGATAAGTGCAGAGATAATGTTCTTTCCATTTGCATCCTTACCTGTTACAGCAGTTACTATGACCGTTCTTGCAAAGCTTGCATTCGTAATCCAGCACTTCTCACCATTTATGACGTATTCATCACCATCTAATACCGCCTTAGTTTGAGTGCCACCAGCATCTGAACCTGCATTCGGTTCTGTTAACCCAAATGAACCTAGTGATTGACCCGAAGCTAACGGAACTAAATGCTCTTGCTTTTGTTGTTCAGTTCCAAAATAATAAAGTGGACTTGCTCCAAGGGAAACTGCTGCAGCATAGCTTAATCCAGTTCCACCACAAGCACGGCCAATCTCTTCAACAGCTAAGGCGTACGAAATAGTATCCCCACCAGAACCACCGTACTCTTCAGGAAAAGGAATCCCCAACATGCCAAGCTCCCCCATCTTTTTAAACGTTTCTTTTGGAAACTCAGCCGTTCTATCTACATATTCCGCATTAGGTGCTACCTCATTTTGTGCAAAATCTCTTACCATATCTCTAATCATTTGTTGGTCCTGTGTTAATTCAAAGTTCATAATTTGCTTCCTCCTTATAATAGATAGATTAGTTTTAAATAACTGAGCAAACGCTCAACATTGGAAAGAACATAAGTATTTGATCCTTCTAACATAAAAATAGTATGAAAACTCTTAAAACATTCCTATTATTTTATAAAACTAGATTTTACTTAGATGTGCATGTTCAAAAAGGGAATCATAAGCCTTTTTGAACATGCTATTCTTCTCAAACAAATCTTTTCACTCTTTTGTAAGACTTCACTTCACGGAAGCTCTTCTTACCTTCCTTACTCATTCCGAGATACGATTCGCGGACCCCCTCATTAGTCAAAAGACTATCAACTGGGCCCTCCATTACAATTCTTCCATTTTCCATAATATATCCAAAATCAGCAATGGAAAGAGCGACATTTGCATTTTGTTCAACAACTAAAATAGAGGTCCCTTCCTCCTGATTTATTTGCTTAATGTTTTGGAATATCTCCTTTACTAGTAATGGAGCAATTCCTAGTGATGGTTCATCTAATAATAATAGCTTTGGCTTTGCCATAATTCCCCGGCCAATAGCTAACATTTGTTGTTCCCCACCAGATAATAATCCAGCATGCCTATTTCGAAGCATTTTTAATTTAGTAAAATAATGATACACTCTCTCAAGATCAGATTTAATATTATTTCGATCTTTTCTCGTATATGCACCTGCCATCAGATTTTCTTCCACTGTTAAATGTTTAAAGACTCTTCTTCCTTCAATACATTGAAAGATTCCATCTTTTACAATACGGTCTGGATCAATACCATTAATGTTTTTCCCATCAAATTCGATTTGACCATCTACTACTTGACCGCCATCACTTTTTAATAAACCAGAAATTGCTTTTAATGTTGTTGATTTTCCTGCTCCATTACTTCCTAATAGGGCAACGATTTTTCCGTCAGGAACCTCAAGTGACATTCCCTTTAATACTAAGATGATTTTTGAATATACAACTTCAACATTACTAAGACGGAGCATGTGTCAACCTCCTATATTTTAGAAGTAAGAGAGGGCAAAAGATTGTTACCCTCTCTTAAAATTTCTTTAGTCGTTAATTCCGAAGTAATCTGTTAGCATTACCCATTCACCACTTTGTAATTGACCTAAACGAATTTGGTCAGTACCTGCATGGTTATCAGGTGAGAATGAAACATTAGCACCTAGACCACCTAAATCAAGATTATTAATTGACTCAATTGCTGCTTTTACATCTGAACCAGTTACTTCTCCACCTGTTTGCTCTACTGCTACCCGAACTGCTTCAGCATAGATTGCAGCTGTCGCCCAACCTTGAACAAACTTCTGGTTAATGTCATCAACTGATTGTCCTTTAGAGTCTAAATACTCAACGATAGCACCCATACCTGGAATGTCTTCACTAGGAAATGCATGTGTTACAACTGCAATAAAGTCATCTAACGCTTCAACCCATTGTGCGTTGTCACTACCTTCAGGAATTAGACCTTCCCCAGCAGTCCAGTTTAATCCCATAAATTGTGTATCCCAGCCTAGGAATTTACCATCACGAACGACATTCCTTGTTTGACCCCAAGTGTAGTTAATGATTGCGTAATCTGGAACATCATTATTTCTTTCCCATGATTGTAAAGTCGTTTGAGGGTCAGTATCACCAAGCTCAATTAAAATGTCTGGTGTAATTTCAATAACGCCAGCTAAATTTTCTTCCGCATATGCTTTAATGTCTTTAATTGGTGATTCACTAAATGGATGCCCCTCATGGTAAACTAACGCAACACTTGCAGGTGTGCTTCCTTCGTGGTTTTCAGCAATCCATTCAAGCATTGCACGGCCTTGATCCGAATAGCTTGCAGCTGTTAAGAAGTTATATCCACTTTGAGAACCTGTATCCTTTAAGTTCTCTGAATATGATCCAGAGAAAAATGGTATTTCATCGGCAATAATCTGACTACGTAATGCTTCTGTATCACCTGTTCCCCATCCAATAATTGCAGCTACCTCATGTCTATCTCTTAAAGATTGATAAATTTGTTGCGCTCGACTTACATCATACGCATAATCTTCTCCAATTAAATCAATCTTGAAGTCATTATCTTGAGAGTTGAAATATTCATAGTATGCTCTTGCTCCATCTGCGTATGGTGCACCTACATCTCCAGTGGCTCCTGTTTCATCAAAAATACCGCCAATTTTAACGACTGTATCAGATTCACTTATTCCATCGTCTGTAGAACCACCTGGTGTATTTGATGCCTCATTACCTCCACACCCTGCAAGTAACCCTAGCGCAAGCACTGAACTAGCTACTGCAGCAGTTACTTTGTTTAAACGAAACTTCTTCATCAAATTTCCCCCTTTTTTTTGATAGAGCATATATTGGATGAAGCCCTCAAACTATGTAAGAACCTCTAAATCCCTTAGTAGTGAAACTTTTCAAACTGATAGTAAACAAGTTAATCCTTTGGTGAGATAATAAGCTCCTCTCTAATACGAGAATGGCCAGAGCCTTATATAGTTCTTGAAATTATTCCATATATGAACCAATCCTCCAGGCTCGAAAATAAGGAATAGGATAATTACTAGACCAAAGACAAATTCACGGAACGATGTAAGCATGTGATAAGCGTTAGGCATATAAATCGTAAGGAACTCAACCATAAAACCTAACCCTACAGGCAATAATGTAATGAAAATTGCACCTAGAATTGCACCAAAGACACTACCTAGACCACCTACTAGAATCATTGCTAAATACTGAATTGAAACTTGGATACTATAAAGCTCGACTGTTACAACCATTGTGTAATGAGCAAGTAAAGCCCCACCAATCCCAACGATGAAAGAACTTATGGCAAAGGACATAACTTTATAGCTAAACAAGTTAATCCCCATAATTTGTGCTGCAACATCTCTGTCACGAACTGCTAAAAAGGCACGACCTGTACGAGTTCTAAATAGATTAAGAGCATAAATCGTTGTCAAAATCGCAATCGTTAAACATAAAAAGTAATAGCTATTGTGACTAGAGAATGTATATCCTCCAATAGATGGACGGCTTAAAAGCATTCCAGCTCCTCCACCAGTAAGGCCACTTGCTCGACCGATAATCCAAAGAATTACTACTTGAGCTGCTAAGGTTGCAATCGCTAAGTATAACCCTTTTAATCTCAATGATGGAATACCAAACAATCCACCAATAACAGCTGTAACTAGACCTGCTAAAGGAAGTGAAATCCAGAAGCTCCATCCAAGGGTTGTTGTTAATATTGCGGATGTATAGCCTCCTACCGCTAAGAACGCCCCTACCCCCACTGAAATTTGTCCTGTAAACCCGGTTAAAATATTTAATCCAATTGCCCCAATAACAGCAATCGCACATAATGTAGCTAAACCAACTACATAGTTTGAAGCGAATAACGGAAACATAAATAACAATATGACAATGACCAACATCCTCAGTTTTACTTGAGGAATCTTAAACAACTCCATATCCTTACTGTAACTCGTCTTGTAATTCCCACATTCCATGACAAATGGATTTTTCATTCATTCACACCCTTTCGATTCCACCTTTTCCAAATAGACCATGTGGTTTAAGCATCAAAATAATTGTTACAATAATAAACGGAATGACTTCCTTAATTCCTCCACCTAAAATCGGTTGTAAGTAACCTGCAGCTAGATTTTGAATAATCCCGATAATAAATCCACCAACGATCGCTCCTGGAATACTATCAAGACCACCTAAAATAACAACAGGTAACACTGTTAGACCAATCGTTGCCATGGAAGCGTTTACACCATTGATATTACCTAATAAAACCCCACCTACTGCTGCAACTAGTGCTGCAATACCCCAGGTAATAGCGTAAACCTGTTTAACACTTATCCCCATTGACAGGGCAGCCATTTGGTCATCTGCAACACTACGCATTGCAAGACCCATTTTTGAAAATTTGAAGAATAACGTAAAAGCAACAAGTAAAATCATTACGATGATGAAAGACCATAAATAGACTGGAGCAATGACAACGTCACCCATTCTGATTGGAGTGGCAGGAAAAATTGGTGGGTATGATTTTGTTTGGTGTCCCCAAATCATATGAACCAAACCGGCTAGTAAACTAGCAAGACCGATTGTTGCCATTATGACAGATATTACTGGTGCATTTATAAGAGGTCTTAGTACGACTCGTTCAACGGTCATTCCAAGAATGGCATTGAACACTAGTGTGATTAAGAGTGCTAGAATGAATGGAATATCATAAACTGCGACTAGAGTAAGACAGATATAGGAACCGATTAAAACGAATTCACCATTGGCTAAATTTAATGCATCACTAGCTTTATAAATAAGGACAAACCCTAAAGCTACTAATGCGTAGATACTACCAACAACAATCCCTGTAATAACCATCTGCAAGAAAAAGCTCATTTACTTATGCCACCTCCTTATTTGCTTCTAAATCAATGACTTGTAAGTCAGTTTCTGCATCATTTCCATCATTGATTTTGAGCCTGAGTTGAGAGCTTGACGAGTATAAACCATCAAAAACGATTTGATATTTTTCTTCAAGATAGCTTCTTCGTACCTTTTGTGTACGAGTTAGTTCTTCATCGTCGGCATCTAACTCTTTATGGAGGATAACTATTTTCTTCACACGCATAGATTCTGGTAAGTCTTTCATAATTGAAGCAACTTCTTTTTCGATTAAGCTGATTACTTCTTTTTTCGTAGATAAATCAGCATATGTTGTGTAGACAATTTGATTTTTCTCTGCCCACCTTCCAACATTCGCCATATCAATGTTAATCATTGACACTAAATATGGTTTTGCTTTTCCAAAGACTATCGCCTCTTTTATAAAACGGCTATGCTTTAGTTTGTTTTCTATTTCCGTTGGTGCTACCTTCTCACCATTAGATAGAATTTGAATATCTTCTAACGGATCCGTAATATAGAGATGTCCATTCTCGTCAAGTTCTCCTCGGTCCCCCAATGAAACCCAACCGTCCTGAACATTGTTTTTATATGAGATATCATCTTTATAATATCCTTTAAAAACACTAGGACTCTTTACAAGAACCACTTCATTTTCGGATAACATCACTTCTGTACTAGGTAGTGGTACCCCAACACTTCGTTCGTTAATATCATTATCCCTTTGTAAGAACGACACCCCACATACTTCCGTTGCACCGTAGCACTGCTTTACATTAATTCCATGTGCTTGAAAGAAGTGCACTGCATCTGTTCCTAAGGAGCCACCCCCACTATAGGCTCGTTTAATTCTAGCTAACCCTATATGGTCACGAATGGCACTGAATACTAGAAAATCTCCTATAACGTACATAAGCTTTGTTCCAAAAGAAATCGATTCATTATTTACTTTTGCCTTGGCAACTTTATCACCATATGACTTAAAGAAATTATAAACCTTTTTCTTTAACCAACTAGAACCATCCATTCTCAGTTTAAATCTAGAGATAATATTTTCGTATGTTTTTGGTGGAGCAAACATCGTATGTGGTCCAATTTCACGCAAATCACTAAGTACTGTCGTAGGTTCCTCTGAAAAATTTATTTTTACATTTTTATACAAGGACATTGTAACAGAGATAACCTGTTCCCCTATCCAAGCTAAAGGTAAGAAAGATAACTGGTCATTGTTCTCTTCGAATCTATCAACTTCTGATAACGAATGTGCAGTAGCAAGCAAGTTACTATGACTAAGCATAACACCTTTAGGTTTCCCAGATGTACCTGCTGTATAAGATATAATTGCGATATCCTCACTATTTACTTTGTTTACTTGTTCCTCAAAGTAGGTAGGATTCTTTTGAACAAACACTTCCCCTTTCTTCTGTAAATCTGACATATAAAAGAGTTTACTATTTTTATAGCTACGTAAACTTTTATCGTTGTAATAGATGATTTTCTCTACCAGAGGTATCTTTTCCTCTATTTCAAGTAATTTATCAACTTGCTCTTGGTCTTCAGCGATGACGATTTTTGCTTCACAATGATTTAAATAGTACACAAGTTGGTCTGGAAGTGATTCCTGATAAATTCCTACTACAATTCCACCAATACTTTGTGCTGCAAGCTCCGAATAAACCCAATGTGGTCTGTTATCACCAAGAATGGCAAGCCTATCACCTTTTTCAAAGCCACACTCACTAGAAAGAGCTGCACTAAGGTTTTTTACATTTTCTAGGTATTCTCTCCATGTAATTTCATTCCAAATCCCTAATTTCTTCTGCCTTAAAGCAACAGTCTCTTTTGACGTTGTACCTCTTTCAAGTAATAATTTCGGTAATGTTTTATCAGTACTCATTACTGTTTCCCTCCCTTCACTACATAGCTTCTTCTTCACCGATGTATGCTTTAATAACCTCTGGGTTACTCTGTATTTCTTCAGGAGTACCAAAACCTATTTGTTTACCAAAATCAAGTACAGCAATATTATCTGACAAGTCCATTACTACACCTAAGTCATGCTCAATTAACACAACAGTAATGTCTTTCAGTTCATGCATATCAATAATGAATCGGGACATATCTTCTTTCTCTGAGCTATTCATCCCTGCCATCGGTTCATCTAGTAAAATTAAGTCAGGCTCTAGAGCCAATGCTCTTCCTACCTCAACCCGCTTCTGCAACCCATAAGACAAGGTCCCAACTGGTGTATGACGAATATCTTGCAATTGTAGAAACTCAATTACCTCTTCAACTGCTAGACGATGCTTAACTTCCTCCTTCTGAGCCGAGCCCCAGTAGAGGCCGCCAGCTAACAAGCCTGATTTCATTAACGTATGTCTACCTAGCTTTAAATTATCCAAAACAGACATATGTGCAAATAATGCGATATTCTGAAAGGCTCTGGCTATTCCTAAAGCAGTTCGCTTATAAGGCTTCACACCTAAGATTTCTTTGCCATTATAGCGGATAGAGCCATTAGAAGGCTGATACAATCCACTAATGCAATTCAACATACTTGTTTTCCCAGCTCCATTTGGACCAATGAGTGAAAAAATTTCCCCTTTGTTAATATGAAAGCTAACATCATTTAAGGCTTTTACACCACCGAACTGGAGTGAGACGTTCTCAATCTCCAATATTTTTGTCATTCATTGTTCCCCCTTTTTTGTAGCAAATTAAATGTAAGCGTTAACATGATTTTAAAATGAGCAGGTGCTCAATGTCAATACACAATTATAAATTTTACGAAAATTCTAAATTGTCGAAAATTGGAGCAGTTTATCCTTTCCTGTCTTATCTCCCCCTACACGTAAGATTAATAGGCTAATGTTAGATTTACTACTTCTACTGTAATTACATGCTAGTGAAATAGTTGCATGTTATGATAAAAAGATAAATAAACAAAATCGTTCTTTTACTATAATATCTGTGAGGGGAATATCGTGAATTTATTTTTATTAGGTGGAACTGGAAGAGTCGGTTCGGAAATTTTAAACTTAGCAGTTGAAGAAAATTATAATATAACTGTTTTTACTCGCTCACCAGATAAAATTGAGAAGAGTTATGTCCAAATCATCGACGGTAATGTATTAGACCCTACCTCCCTTAGTAATCAAATGAAAGGAGCAGATATCGTTGTAAGTGCTTTAAGTACAGACGGCTGCGATACTATTTCCAAAAGTATGCCATATATAATAGAAGAAATGAATAAATCACAAGTGAATAGGATTGTTACAGTTGGAACAGCTGGCATTCTACAAAGTCGTTTAGAACCTTTGAAGTTTCGATTTCAATCTGCAGAATCAAAAAGGAAAAGCACAAAAGCAGCTGAGGATCACCTCAAAGCATATCTCCTACTAAAGAAATCAAGCTTATGCTGGACGATTGTTTGTCCAACGTATTTACCTGAAGGGGAGTATACAGGGATCTACCGTGTTGAAAAGGATTTTCTCCCACTAGATGGTGAAAAAATCTCTGTTCCTGATACCGCTGAGTTTACTTTTAAACAAATAACAAATACACAGTATCTAAATACAAGAGTTGGAATTTCTTATTAAAAATATGTTTGAAGTTTCCTGGATACCATCCTTGGTTACGTTCTATTAAGATAATAGTACACTAATAAACTATTAACGAATTAACGTTCCTGAATAGATTCTATTTTATGAAAAAATACCTATACCAATGTTCAATTTAATATTAAATGATTGGAACAAATGAAGTAAAAAACTTTATTTGTTCTTTTTTATTATAGAAAAAAAGCCATTTTCATATAAATGCTACTTAAAATGCCCTTGTTTCTGCACATTCAAGTCACCAAGGTAAATAAAGGAAACTATGTTAAAATAAAAATTTATCAGATTATATCGAATTTTATCGAAACATATGGTATATTATTTTTACTCATCAGATAATTTTAGTCATTTAAAGGAGGAATACGTTAGTGAATAACTTAAACGACCAAAACAGGGAACAGTGGGCATCACGTCTAGGTTTTATGCTTGCTGCCATGGGTTCTGCTGTTGGATTAGGTAATATATGGAGATTCTCTTACGTTACTGGAGAGAATGGTGGAGCTGCCTTTCTATTACTCTATATTATTTGTATTGTCATGATTGGTATCCCAATCCTGATGGCAGAGTTCACTATTGGTAGACGAGCTCAAAGCGATGTCATTGGCTCTTTCCAGAAACTATCCCCAGGAACGCCATGGGTACTTGGTGGGTTTCTCGGTGTAGCATCCGCATTTATTATTTTATCTTTCTATGGAGTTATTGCAGGTTGGACTTTACATTATTTCACAAGTTATTTAACAGGTGGGCTATGGTCACAACCTCAAGAAGGCTACGGAGATTACTTTGGGGGATTCATTACTGACCCTATCAAACCAATCTTCTGGCAAGTTATTTTCATGGCTTTAACAATAAGTATTGTTGCAATAGGTGTTAAAAAAGGAATTGAAACTACAAATAAAATATTAATGCCTCTTCTAGCTATCTTATTAATTATCCTTGCTGGTTATAGCTTAACTCTAGGTGGAGCTAAGGAAGGACTAGCTTTCTTATTCAAACCGGACTGGTCAGTATTATCTAACCCAGACGTTTATTTAGCAGCACTAGGTCAAGCCTTCTTTTCGCTTAGCTTAGGAATGGGTGCCTTAA encodes:
- a CDS encoding AMP-binding protein, with the protein product MAEKIDLSVGRLLEKIAKNQPEHEAVVYPDRGLRYTYQQFDDLCRDVAKGLMKLGVERGEHVAIWSTNRPEWLTSQFATGKMGAVLVTVNTNYRTAELEYLLKQSDSTTLILMDSYRDASYTEMLYEILPELRGSEPGQLQSEKLPFLKNIIFLGDERKPGMYLWSDIVEMGKAVTDEELEERMDSLEPDDVINMQYTSGTTGFPKGVMLTHNNLTNNAANIAECMNLSANDRMCIPVPFFHCFGCVLGTLACVTVGATMVPVQEFDPDLVLQAVQAEKCTALHGVPTMFIAELNSKDFAKYDLSTLRTGIMAGSNCPIEVMKAVIEKMGASEITIAYGQTESSPVITQTRVDDSLERKVETVGRALPNVEVKIVQPGTDEEVPRGVQGELCTRGYHVMKGYYKNPEATSAAITNDGWLHTGDLAIMDEHGYCRITGRLKDMIIRGGENIYPREIEEFLYQHPKVLDVQVVGVPDEKFGEEVSAWIVLKEGESATADEIRNYCKGKIARYKIPRYISVVEEYPMTASGKIQKFKLREQAISQYNLSRSSSGV
- a CDS encoding acyl-CoA dehydrogenase, which encodes MNFELTQDQQMIRDMVRDFAQNEVAPNAEYVDRTAEFPKETFKKMGELGMLGIPFPEEYGGSGGDTISYALAVEEIGRACGGTGLSYAAAVSLGASPLYYFGTEQQKQEHLVPLASGQSLGSFGLTEPNAGSDAGGTQTKAVLDGDEYVINGEKCWITNASFARTVIVTAVTGKDANGKNIISALIVPTDTPGFTINSNYEKMGVRGSDTAELILEDVRVPKENLLGDPERGFKQFLYTLDGGRISIAALGVGIAQGAFDAALQYSKERKQFGQSISNFQAIQFKLADMAMEIELARNMVLKSAWLKDQNRSFTKESAFAKLYASETATRVCNQAIQIHGGYGYMREYGVERMLRDAKLLEIGEGTSEIQRLVIARQLGCGDKPKVKAKA
- a CDS encoding ABC transporter ATP-binding protein produces the protein MLRLSNVEVVYSKIILVLKGMSLEVPDGKIVALLGSNGAGKSTTLKAISGLLKSDGGQVVDGQIEFDGKNINGIDPDRIVKDGIFQCIEGRRVFKHLTVEENLMAGAYTRKDRNNIKSDLERVYHYFTKLKMLRNRHAGLLSGGEQQMLAIGRGIMAKPKLLLLDEPSLGIAPLLVKEIFQNIKQINQEEGTSILVVEQNANVALSIADFGYIMENGRIVMEGPVDSLLTNEGVRESYLGMSKEGKKSFREVKSYKRVKRFV
- a CDS encoding ABC transporter substrate-binding protein, with protein sequence MKKFRLNKVTAAVASSVLALGLLAGCGGNEASNTPGGSTDDGISESDTVVKIGGIFDETGATGDVGAPYADGARAYYEYFNSQDNDFKIDLIGEDYAYDVSRAQQIYQSLRDRHEVAAIIGWGTGDTEALRSQIIADEIPFFSGSYSENLKDTGSQSGYNFLTAASYSDQGRAMLEWIAENHEGSTPASVALVYHEGHPFSESPIKDIKAYAEENLAGVIEITPDILIELGDTDPQTTLQSWERNNDVPDYAIINYTWGQTRNVVRDGKFLGWDTQFMGLNWTAGEGLIPEGSDNAQWVEALDDFIAVVTHAFPSEDIPGMGAIVEYLDSKGQSVDDINQKFVQGWATAAIYAEAVRVAVEQTGGEVTGSDVKAAIESINNLDLGGLGANVSFSPDNHAGTDQIRLGQLQSGEWVMLTDYFGIND
- a CDS encoding branched-chain amino acid ABC transporter permease — encoded protein: MKNPFVMECGNYKTSYSKDMELFKIPQVKLRMLVIVILLFMFPLFASNYVVGLATLCAIAVIGAIGLNILTGFTGQISVGVGAFLAVGGYTSAILTTTLGWSFWISLPLAGLVTAVIGGLFGIPSLRLKGLYLAIATLAAQVVILWIIGRASGLTGGGAGMLLSRPSIGGYTFSSHNSYYFLCLTIAILTTIYALNLFRTRTGRAFLAVRDRDVAAQIMGINLFSYKVMSFAISSFIVGIGGALLAHYTMVVTVELYSIQVSIQYLAMILVGGLGSVFGAILGAIFITLLPVGLGFMVEFLTIYMPNAYHMLTSFREFVFGLVIILFLIFEPGGLVHIWNNFKNYIRLWPFSY
- a CDS encoding branched-chain amino acid ABC transporter permease; translation: MSFFLQMVITGIVVGSIYALVALGFVLIYKASDALNLANGEFVLIGSYICLTLVAVYDIPFILALLITLVFNAILGMTVERVVLRPLINAPVISVIMATIGLASLLAGLVHMIWGHQTKSYPPIFPATPIRMGDVVIAPVYLWSFIIVMILLVAFTLFFKFSKMGLAMRSVADDQMAALSMGISVKQVYAITWGIAALVAAVGGVLLGNINGVNASMATIGLTVLPVVILGGLDSIPGAIVGGFIIGIIQNLAAGYLQPILGGGIKEVIPFIIVTIILMLKPHGLFGKGGIERV
- a CDS encoding AMP-dependent synthetase/ligase; translated protein: MSTDKTLPKLLLERGTTSKETVALRQKKLGIWNEITWREYLENVKNLSAALSSECGFEKGDRLAILGDNRPHWVYSELAAQSIGGIVVGIYQESLPDQLVYYLNHCEAKIVIAEDQEQVDKLLEIEEKIPLVEKIIYYNDKSLRSYKNSKLFYMSDLQKKGEVFVQKNPTYFEEQVNKVNSEDIAIISYTAGTSGKPKGVMLSHSNLLATAHSLSEVDRFEENNDQLSFLPLAWIGEQVISVTMSLYKNVKINFSEEPTTVLSDLREIGPHTMFAPPKTYENIISRFKLRMDGSSWLKKKVYNFFKSYGDKVAKAKVNNESISFGTKLMYVIGDFLVFSAIRDHIGLARIKRAYSGGGSLGTDAVHFFQAHGINVKQCYGATEVCGVSFLQRDNDINERSVGVPLPSTEVMLSENEVVLVKSPSVFKGYYKDDISYKNNVQDGWVSLGDRGELDENGHLYITDPLEDIQILSNGEKVAPTEIENKLKHSRFIKEAIVFGKAKPYLVSMINIDMANVGRWAEKNQIVYTTYADLSTKKEVISLIEKEVASIMKDLPESMRVKKIVILHKELDADDEELTRTQKVRRSYLEEKYQIVFDGLYSSSSQLRLKINDGNDAETDLQVIDLEANKEVA
- a CDS encoding ABC transporter ATP-binding protein, which produces MTKILEIENVSLQFGGVKALNDVSFHINKGEIFSLIGPNGAGKTSMLNCISGLYQPSNGSIRYNGKEILGVKPYKRTALGIARAFQNIALFAHMSVLDNLKLGRHTLMKSGLLAGGLYWGSAQKEEVKHRLAVEEVIEFLQLQDIRHTPVGTLSYGLQKRVEVGRALALEPDLILLDEPMAGMNSSEKEDMSRFIIDMHELKDITVVLIEHDLGVVMDLSDNIAVLDFGKQIGFGTPEEIQSNPEVIKAYIGEEEAM